Within the Pirellulales bacterium genome, the region GTGGGCCCGCGAACCGGGGCTTCCCTTCGCTCCAGCCCCGGCCACCCCGCCGCGCCCCAGCCACCCTGATTTATTCGACATTTTCGATCTGCGATGAATTCAAGACGCTCACCGGCGAGACGGCTCCGAGGACTCGGCAGCATTCAGCCTGCGCATCTTTGCTTCCAGCATCTGCCCCAGGCCAGCCTCCAGACCGGTCTTGGCCGCGATTGTCGTCAGCTTCTTCGTATTCTCGGGCGACACGTCGCAGACAAAGTTCGTCAGCACGACGTCATGTCCGTCTGCCACGATGACGAACAATCCGTGAATGGCCCCGTCGCCTCGCGCTACAGCGACTCGGACCGCTTTATCTCTTTCCTGCGCCCGGACCACGTTCTCCCAATTCCCCGCACGCACTTTCTCGTCGTAGTGCGACAGCAGCTTTTCGCTCAGCCCGGATTGGTCCGGCAAGCCCTCATAGACCCGCACGTGAACCTCGCGGACGACTTGCCCCAGAGTC harbors:
- a CDS encoding DUF4252 domain-containing protein, encoding MQAQSLLVRRAGACAAFAAVTLLGAAAARAQSAVSGNSGSAGRIEFDYPDLPPATVQVDLSQGLISDVFGIGDAAVAGVSEALANSAGTNKGSEGTRLAAEKLMAARQIVQTLGQVVREVHVRVYEGLPDQSGLSEKLLSHYDEKVRAGNWENVVRAQERDKAVRVAVARGDGAIHGLFVIVADGHDVVLTNFVCDVSPENTKKLTTIAAKTGLEAGLGQMLEAKMRRLNAAESSEPSRR